The genomic interval GTTACAGGTGCGCTCGTGGTTTCGACGCCACAACTCGTTGCTACTGCAGATGCATCCAAAGGTATCGGTATGTTTTTGATGGATGCCATCAACATTCCACTTATCGGTGTAGTTGAGAATATGGCCTATTTTACACCTGCTGAACTTCCTGATAATAAATATTATATATTTGGCAAGGGTGGCGGTAAAATGCTTGCCCAAAAATATGATGTTCCTTTAATAGGGGAAATCCCACTTGTTAAAAGCATCAGTGATGCTGGTGATAGTGGCATGCCAGCTGTTTTGGATGAAGATACGATCATTAGTAAAGCTTTCTCTGAAATCGCTCAGAAGGTAGCACAGCAACTTTCTATCATCAGTGAGTCAACGTTGCAGACGGTGTAAACTTTTTATCGGAGTGATAATTTTAGTAACTTTACATTTAGAAACATAGAATTATGAATTTGAAGGATAAAGTAGAACAGGCGTTAGATACCATGCGTCCTTTTCTTGAAGCTGATGGTGGTAATGTTGTTATTGAGGAAATTACTCCAGAGAATGTGGTGATCTTAAAACTTCTTGGATCATGTGCTTCCTGTTCTATGAGTATTATGACATTCAAAGCAGGGTTAGAGCAAGCTATCAAAAAGGCCGTGCCAGAGGTTAGCGGTGTAGAGGCGATTAATCTAACCGCGATTTAACATTATTTAACCCTGCTAGTTTTCAGAATGTGGTAGATTTGTGATTATGAAATTTTGTTTGAAAACAGTTTTTGTTCTTATCATCGTCGCGTTTAGTTTGGGCGCCCATGCCCAAGAGGAGCCGACCAAGAAGCTTGTGCAATTTACTGGGATCATACAAAATGTAGACTCGAATGTCGTAGTACCCTATGTTACAATTCGGAATATTTCCTATCGAGATCAATTTTTTGCATCCAATCATCAAGGCTATTTCTCTTTTGTAGCACACGAGAAGGATACAATTGAATTTACCGCAATAGGATATAAGACAACGCAGGTAGTGATCCCTGAGTCAGAGAATAACCGACATAGTGGTATCGTAAAAATGGAGGCTAGCGTGACTGCCCTCCCGGTTGTAGTTGTTTTACCATGGGCAAGTGTCGAAGAGTTTAACCAAGCTTTTTTAGCTCTTGACGTTGCAGATGATGACTATTTGTTGGCTAAAAGGAATCTAAGTCGAGAGAGTTTGGTCGCCATGGCACGTGAAGCACCCCTAAGTGCGAATGAGCTGCAGAATTATCAGGCAATCAGTAGTCATCAGAATATGACTAATCGAAATATTAATCAGCGATATGCGAACCCGCTCCTGAATCCTTTTGCGTGGGCAAAATTCATTGATCAAATATCTAAGGGCAGCAAAAAGTAGCTAGTTGTCTTAGCCTTCCCATCGTACTTTACTCTCTAACGGGTTGCGTTTTCCATATTTTCGGTCGTCATCATGATAACCCATATAAAACAGCCCGATACAACTCTCATTATTCTCTAATTTGAGGAAGCTTGATAGGTTATTTATGAGTGCTGTAGAGCTCCAATATGAACCAATCCCTAGTGCAGATGCGGCAATTGACATGTTCTGGACAGCCGAAGCAACAGCAGCTATTTCTTCCCATCGGGGTATCTTGCCGCTTTCATGTAAACAGATTGCGATGACCGCGCCCGATTGCAAAACTTTTTTTTGAATAGATTTACTTTTTTTCTCTAAATAGGTGTCCGGAGTTGTTGTCGACTCGTATTGACTAGCAAGCTCATTGGCTAATCTGTCAAGCCCTTTATCGGTAAAAACTACAAAGCGCCAAGGCTCGGTAAGCTTGTGATTAGGTGCTTGATCGGCACACGCGAGTATCTCTTCAATCAGTGCTTTCTCAATGGTTTTATTTTGATAGCTTGCCGGAAATATACTTCGCTTCGTCTTAATTAATTCCAGAATTTCCTTTTCTACATTGGTCATGCTTTTTCAGATATAATAGCGTCCAAGCCTTTACGAATACGACTAATGGTTTCCGCTTTGCCCAGCGTTGCAGCAATATCGAAAACGTGCGGTCCAAACTTGCCTCCTACCAACATAATACGTAAAGGCAACATAAGCTCACCCATCTTCATGCCCGAAGCTTGAATCGCCAGTTTATAAAAGCTTTCAAGCTCCTCTGAATGCCACGGCTCAAACGCTTCCAGCCTTTCTCCGATATCTGTGAAGAAAGCTGTCTTCTCATCGTTCCATCGCTTCAATATTGTGTCCAGATCATAGCTGGTTGGTTCTTGAAAGAAGAAGCTCGCATTGCTCCAAAAGTCAGTTAGCAGTGTCAGTCGTTCTCTAGTTAAAGCAAGAACACTTTCCAGATATTTAGCGTCAATATTAGGTTGATGGTTGGCCATTAATGGACGGATATATTCTGCGATTTCTTCAATCGAAAGCTTCTGTATCCATTCATGGTTATACCATTTCGCTTTCTCAAAGTCGAATT from Pedobacter indicus carries:
- a CDS encoding NifU family protein, whose amino-acid sequence is MNLKDKVEQALDTMRPFLEADGGNVVIEEITPENVVILKLLGSCASCSMSIMTFKAGLEQAIKKAVPEVSGVEAINLTAI
- a CDS encoding peptidase associated/transthyretin-like domain-containing protein; amino-acid sequence: MKFCLKTVFVLIIVAFSLGAHAQEEPTKKLVQFTGIIQNVDSNVVVPYVTIRNISYRDQFFASNHQGYFSFVAHEKDTIEFTAIGYKTTQVVIPESENNRHSGIVKMEASVTALPVVVVLPWASVEEFNQAFLALDVADDDYLLAKRNLSRESLVAMAREAPLSANELQNYQAISSHQNMTNRNINQRYANPLLNPFAWAKFIDQISKGSKK
- a CDS encoding nitroreductase family protein yields the protein MTNVEKEILELIKTKRSIFPASYQNKTIEKALIEEILACADQAPNHKLTEPWRFVVFTDKGLDRLANELASQYESTTTPDTYLEKKSKSIQKKVLQSGAVIAICLHESGKIPRWEEIAAVASAVQNMSIAASALGIGSYWSSTALINNLSSFLKLENNESCIGLFYMGYHDDDRKYGKRNPLESKVRWEG